The Blautia pseudococcoides genome segment TCTTCCATTGTCTGACACCGTTCCATTAGGACAGATATATTTTGTGAATTCTTTACGCGTTTTCATCCCTTCCCATTGGCTTGTTACCCACCAGTCCAGTTCATTCAGGACTATGTTGGATAATAATGGAGAAAGTATCCCCCCTGTGGTGTACCTTTATCTGGAAAGCCGATTCCAGCAACCTCTCCTTTTAGCATCTTACTCACAATGCATATCAATGACTTATCCCGGATTCCCAGCGTCCACATCTGTTTTAATAGTTTTCCGTGGCTTGCATTATCAAAGAATCCTTTCACATCAATATCTACAACATAGTGCAGATTCATCTGTTGCATCATTTTATAGCATTGTGCAAGTGCATTTTCAGCACTTCGGTTTGGTCTGAATCCATTGCTCCGTTCATGGAACTTTGCTTCACAGATTGGTTCCAACACCTGCTTTATGCACTGCTGTATCAATCTGTCCAGAATAGTTGGTATACCCAGCGGGCGGGTGCCGCCATTTGGCTTAGGTATCTCTTTACGTTTTACAGGCTGTGGGATATAATTCTCCAGCCGTTTCCTTACTGTGAAAATCAGTTTTTTCTCCGGATATTTTTCAATATCTGAGATGGTCATTCCATCCGTACCCGGTGTCTTACTTCCCTTGTTCTTTTTCAGGCTCCTGTATGCAAGTTTGATATTCTCATCCGACTGGATGAGGGATAGCAGTTTCTTGAACTTCCTGCCATCCAGACTTTCTGCATACAGCCTGTCAAAAGACTTCTGAAGGCTGTAATATTCCGCATTACGGAGTTTCTGCCTTTTTCCTATCTGTTCATTTGCTGACAAAGTCGGCTACCTCCTTAGTATCAATTCGATTTATTGATGAAGTTTGCCTCTGTTAGTCATACTCGAACCTTTGTTGATTGTGTAATTCTTGTACTTAAGTTACATACGGACTAACGGCTATCCCTCCACCGTGTTATCCACGGTTTCCACGGTACTGTGCCGTCGCTCTCAGCCGGATAAAGTCAAGTTCCCTCAAATTCCTTTCTTCAATTAGATTTGTTTCCTTGACAACACACCCCTGCAACGGGTTACCATGTGTCCCGACCTTTCCACGTTCCGATATTCCTATCTTTACATATGCTTTTAGGTGCTCCCTATGAGCCTGTATGCTTGGATGTACCTGTAATACATCATGGTATTTCATCTCTGGGAAACTTACTCTACCACACATACGCTACTTCACGTAGCATCGGGCTTTTCTCCCGATTCCCTTTATAGACTCGTACATTCAGTTGTTCGTCATCCATGCATCCGACATGGAATCCTCACCATGAGCATTTTATAGACTCCCGGCCTATCACCCACAGCCACCTCTGGCTTGGTTTGCCGCAACGTGCGTGATCGTCACAGCGGGTGTATACAGCCGACTTCACCGGGCGTTATACCACTGGAAGGATGCACTTCCAGACGCATACCGGAGTATCAGAGCAGGCGTTTCCGGGCGTTACCCCTTCATTCCACCTGTCGGAATATCAGTTCTCTAAGAACTGATTCAGTTTTATATATCAAATCATGTGCGTTCTTATGCCGTAGCTTTTCACTACGGAACGTGTCGCACCCCAGAACGGGTCCTGGGACTGCGACCCTTTTGGCGTGGTGTTCTGGATCAGGTTGGATATCAGGCGCAGCACGTCCTTGTCATCATGGACATACGCAAACGGGTTGTAGCAAAAGGACGTGTCCGGGTTGATCAGGTCGAATACCCGGACTTCATAGCCTTTTTTCTTTAACAGTCCCCCGGTCTTTCGAAGCAGCTCGGCCTTTGGATCAGTAATGATCATGGAACAGTTGCACTGCATGATGTTTGGCAGGGCATACCCTCTGGATTTTCCCGCGCCGGAACCGCCCACCACCAGTACGTTCAGGCACCTGCGGTGCCGATAGGTGTCCAGCCCGATACGGAAATTCTGGGTCATGAGGAGGTTGTGGAAGTAATCCTTATCCTCGTACTTCTTTCGGAGCCTTTTCACATCCCCCCATTTTGCGGAGCCGTGCTCTTCTCCCCGGCGGTAGTTTTTCTGGCTGGAATAATAGATGCCGATCCCCATGCCATAGATTCCGGTACAGATCAGTACCGATTTCAAAGTATACTTGGTCGCATGAAGTGCAAAGGGATGCTCCAGTTTTTGGCTCAGTGCTTCCATGATTCCAAGCAGGTTCTGGCCCGGCTCTATGCAGTCTGCAAAAAGCACCGCTCCCCACCAGACAATGGGTAAAGCAAAAAGCCAGAGTATCCACTCTGACTTTCTGCTCTGTGCTACCGGGACGGCACCTCTTTCTTTTTCTCCGGGCCTCCGGTCTTATGGAACTGATCCACTCCCGGAACCAGTGCCAACGTGCTCCCATTCTCCCATTCCACATGGATCTGCCCGGCATCGTCCACATGGAATACCTTGCCTTTTAACCCGGCCAGCATCTGCGGCTCCCCGTCCATCTCATCCAGACAAATCCGTGTCCCCTCCGGGTAACGCTTCCTTAACTGTTCAATTTTTGCTCTCTCATAATCCAAACACATTCCTCCTTCCTACTCGTCCGGTATTTCCCACTGCCCGTGATTGTAAACAGTGTCTGTCAGTTCAATCGGATAGGGGGATGATTAGTCCCCCTTCCAGTCGAGTAAGTAAGAGGACTTTCACCTCAAACTTCTCCCGGAACCGTACGTGAAAGTCTCCTTTCATACGGCTCTTATCATTCAACAATACGAATATAAATTGCTCCAGTGAGCAAACAGTTTTGGCTCTCGCTGTCTCACGGTGTAGAGCCATTTCTCTGCTCTACGTCGTCTACCTCGAAAGTTCTTGTACTTACACATAGCCCATTTCACAAGTCTTCTTTCAATACATTGTAACGTTCCCTTCATTGCCGATGGATTGAACTTACCAAAATAGTTCATCCAACCACGAATTAAGGGATTCAGCATTTCTGCTATGATGTCTATTTTGCACCCTGTCCTCTTATGAACTTCCATAGCCTTTATTTTTTCTCGAAAGCTTTTAGATGAAGAGTTGCTTACAGATGCAATAAAGTTATGTCTGATTTTTCCATCTTTACACATGATGTATACTGCTTTGAATGTATAACCAAGAAAATCGAACTCTGTAAGTTCTTCCTCCCTGGTTCTGTCCTTATCCTTACAATACACTATTCTTGTTTTAATAGGATGCAGTTCTAGCTTACATTCCTCAAGTCTATTTGC includes the following:
- a CDS encoding type IV secretory system conjugative DNA transfer family protein — its product is MLFADCIEPGQNLLGIMEALSQKLEHPFALHATKYTLKSVLICTGIYGMGIGIYYSSQKNYRRGEEHGSAKWGDVKRLRKKYEDKDYFHNLLMTQNFRIGLDTYRHRRCLNVLVVGGSGAGKSRGYALPNIMQCNCSMIITDPKAELLRKTGGLLKKKGYEVRVFDLINPDTSFCYNPFAYVHDDKDVLRLISNLIQNTTPKGSQSQDPFWGATRSVVKSYGIRTHMI
- a CDS encoding DUF4314 domain-containing protein, translated to MCLDYERAKIEQLRKRYPEGTRICLDEMDGEPQMLAGLKGKVFHVDDAGQIHVEWENGSTLALVPGVDQFHKTGGPEKKKEVPSR